In Meriones unguiculatus strain TT.TT164.6M chromosome 17, Bangor_MerUng_6.1, whole genome shotgun sequence, a single window of DNA contains:
- the LOC132648695 gene encoding sentrin-specific protease 2-like, translating to KALEDQEKGRGLDRGPAVTVDMEKEISSALGPGSKDEILSCAFKLQMTRGDLWTLRNTQWLNDKVINFYMNLLMERNQSQGYPALHAFNTFFYTKLKSGGYRSVRRWTRAVNIFAKELLLVPVHLGMHWSLAVTDLRKKSIVYMDSTGQKRPDILELLFCYLREESKARRNSDLSPVEWKQHSMSAEEIPQQLNGGDCGVFACKYADYISRGQPITFSQQHMPLFRKKMVWEILHKRLL from the coding sequence aaggctcttgaagaccaagagaagggcagagggctggaccgtggtcctgctgtcacagtggacatggagaaagaaatcagcagtgcgctaggccctgggtcaaaagatgagatcttgagctgtgccttcaaactgcaaatgactcgaggagacctgtggaccctaaggaacacccagtggctcaacgacaaagtcatcaatttttacatgaatcttctcatggaaagaaatcaaagtcaaggctacccggcacttcacgcatttaataccttcttttacaccaagttaaagtctggtggctacaggtcagtcagaagatggacccgggcagtaaacatctttgccaaggaacttctcctggtcccagttcacctgggcatgcactggagcctggcggtcacagacttaagaaagaagagtattgtctacatggactccacgggacagaagagacccgacatccttgagctgcttttctgctatctgcgggaggagagcaaagcgagaaggaacagcgacctgagccctgtggagtggaagcaacacagcatgtcggcagaggagattcctcagcagctgaacgggggcgactgcggcgtgttcgcctgtaaatatgcagattacatttccaggggccagcccatcacattctcccagcagcacatgcctcttttcaggaagaagatggtgtgggagatcctgcacaagcgcttactgtag
- the LOC132648625 gene encoding sentrin-specific protease 2-like, giving the protein KALEDQEKGRGLDRGPAVTVDMEKEISSALGPGSKDEILSCAFKLQMTRGDLWTLRNTQWLNDKVINFYMNLLMERNQSQGYPALHAFNTFFYTKLKSGGYRSVRRWTRAVNIFAKELLLVPVHLGMHWSLAVTDLRKKSIVYMDSTGQKRPDILELLFCYLREESKARRNSDLSPVEWKQHSMSAEEIPQQLNGGDCGVFACKYADYISRGQPITFSQQHMPLFRKKMVWEILHKRLL; this is encoded by the coding sequence aaggctcttgaagaccaagagaagggcagagggctggaccgtggtcctgctgtcacagtggacatggagaaagaaatcagcagtgcgctaggccctgggtcaaaagatgagatcttgagctgtgccttcaaactgcaaatgactcgaggagacctgtggaccctaaggaacacccagtggctcaacgacaaagtcatcaatttttacatgaatcttctcatggaaagaaatcaaagtcaaggctacccggcacttcacgcatttaataccttcttttacaccaagttaaaatctggtggctacaggtcagtcagaagatggacccgggcagtaaacatctttgccaaggaacttctcctggtcccagttcacctgggcatgcactggagcctggcggtcacagacttaagaaagaagagtattgtctacatggactccacgggacagaagagacccgacatccttgagctgcttttctgctatctgcgggaggagagcaaagcgagaaggaacagcgacctgagccctgtggagtggaagcaacacagcatgtcggcagaggagattcctcagcagctgaacgggggcgactgcggcgtgttcgcctgtaaatatgcagattacatttccaggggccagcccatcacattctcccagcagcacatgcctcttttcaggaagaagatggtgtgggagatcctgcacaagcgcttactgtag